A genomic window from Agrobacterium tumefaciens includes:
- a CDS encoding NAD(P)-dependent oxidoreductase yields MTEKNKVALIGAGAMGGAIGTRLIETGNQLTVFDLDAEKVAALTGLGARSAGTAAEAASASDVVILSLNSPKIVRIAVFGKDGVAAGAKPGALIIDMSSIDPEATKELAAEAAEKGLRWVDSPLSGGAPKALIGQLTLMAGGSEKDVADAHRVLQHVASNFTHMGPCGAGQTTKLINQVLCGLNFLAVAEATQLALDAGVDAAKIPQALKGGRADSAILQEYMPRYVAKDYRRTGRIDNMVKDLNGAQDLARRTNTAMPLTAVCAEVHRMLTAAGLGGEDQAALMEFFSGAKRTFPD; encoded by the coding sequence ATGACCGAGAAAAACAAAGTCGCCCTCATCGGCGCAGGCGCGATGGGTGGGGCAATCGGCACGCGGCTGATCGAAACCGGCAATCAACTGACGGTTTTCGATCTGGATGCGGAAAAAGTGGCGGCGCTGACCGGCCTCGGCGCGCGAAGCGCCGGCACCGCGGCGGAAGCGGCATCCGCCTCCGATGTCGTGATCCTCAGCCTCAATTCGCCGAAGATCGTCCGGATCGCCGTTTTCGGCAAGGATGGCGTGGCGGCGGGTGCAAAGCCCGGCGCGCTGATCATCGACATGTCCTCCATCGATCCGGAGGCGACAAAGGAACTGGCGGCCGAAGCCGCAGAAAAGGGGCTGCGCTGGGTAGATAGCCCGCTCTCCGGCGGCGCGCCCAAGGCGCTCATCGGGCAGTTGACGCTGATGGCAGGCGGCAGCGAAAAAGACGTGGCCGACGCCCATCGCGTGCTTCAACATGTGGCCAGCAATTTTACCCATATGGGACCCTGCGGCGCAGGCCAGACAACCAAGCTCATCAATCAGGTTCTCTGCGGCCTGAACTTCCTGGCGGTGGCGGAAGCAACGCAGCTTGCGCTCGATGCCGGCGTCGATGCCGCCAAGATACCGCAGGCGCTGAAGGGCGGCCGGGCGGACAGTGCCATCCTGCAGGAATATATGCCGCGTTATGTGGCCAAGGACTACCGTCGTACCGGTCGTATCGACAATATGGTGAAAGACCTGAACGGCGCGCAGGATCTTGCGCGGCGCACCAACACGGCCATGCCGCTGACGGCGGTCTGCGCCGAGGTGCACCGAATGCTGACGGCAGCGGGACTGGGCGGCGAGGATCAGGCCGCCCTGATGGAATTTTTCAGCGGCGCGAAACGGACCTTTCCGGACTGA